A region of Solibacillus isronensis DNA encodes the following proteins:
- a CDS encoding GyrI-like domain-containing protein has product MANYMIEEKDSFVVLGFGTELKSDYTDYMGINKEKADFWHAVNEDGRLDALKAVATNDYIFIVNEAVNNKMMHYAGVLTDETLPEATRVIQFPKGEYVVVKGEASTAEELANTVTGIAFGQVLQEATDYAYVGGPNAAVIMGQQNGQLYGEMWIPVIKK; this is encoded by the coding sequence ATGGCAAATTACATGATTGAAGAAAAGGACAGCTTTGTTGTTTTAGGTTTTGGAACAGAACTAAAGAGCGATTACACAGACTATATGGGGATAAATAAAGAAAAGGCCGATTTTTGGCATGCGGTCAATGAGGATGGAAGACTGGATGCATTAAAGGCTGTAGCTACAAACGACTATATTTTTATCGTGAATGAAGCAGTGAATAATAAGATGATGCATTATGCCGGGGTTCTGACTGATGAAACATTACCGGAGGCAACTAGAGTCATCCAATTTCCTAAAGGAGAGTACGTAGTTGTTAAAGGTGAAGCTTCTACCGCAGAAGAGCTGGCCAATACTGTTACAGGGATCGCCTTCGGACAAGTGTTACAAGAAGCAACAGATTACGCCTATGTAGGAGGTCCAAACGCAGCAGTTATAATGGGTCAACAAAACGGTCAGTTATACGGGGAAATGTGGATTCCGGTTATTAAGAAATAA